Within the Butyrivibrio sp. AE3004 genome, the region GCTATAAAGGTTATAAAGGATCACAAGAAGGCAGCTACCAGCATAAATAAGTGCGATAAGGAATCTGTGGAAAAAGCAATTGACGAGGTTATCGCATCTGCTGAAGCAGGAAATCCGGATGAGTGTTTCGATATTGCACCGGGACTTGAGCCTGCAAAGTTTTCCATGGGAGCACTTACTCCTGACATCGAGAAGCTTATGGAGAGAACCAAGGAGCTTGCTGATGATATTGCCACAAGGCATAAGAACGTTATGATCATCGAGATGTTCGCTAAGTATGTTAAAAGTCATTCATTTTTTATGAATACGAATGGAACAAAGGATGAGTCAGAAGCCGGCTGCTATATAATCGTAGTTGAGTTTGCAGGTAATGACGGCAAGTCATCAACGGGTGTTGCAGTTACTGCGGTTACCTTTGACAATCTCGATGATAGACTGATTAACCTGGGTAATATTGAGAAGGATCTGACAGATGCCGAGAATTCTCTCAATCCCATCAGGATAAATGATAAGTTTGTGGGTGATATCATTCTTACACCTGCCTGCGCAGCTCAGATGATCGGAGGAGTTATCGCCAACGCTGTTGTTGATCATACTCTTATCACCAAGACCAGTCTGTGGATGGATAAGCTTGGAGAGCAGGTGGCATCACCGCTTCTTACAGTCAGATCCAATCCTTCTGATGAAAGGATTATTCTCCGTGAGGTTCACACCGCTGATGGTTTCAGATCCGAGGATTATGACCTTATTGAAAATGGTGTGCTTAAGAGTTTTGCGGTTAGCTTATATGCTGCAAATAAGTGCGGAGTGAAGCGTGCACCGAATTCATCCTTTGATTTTATTGTTGATGCCGGAGATACACCCTATGAGGATATGGTTAAGGGCGTTAAGAGAGGTCTCATAGTCGGATCTGTTTCTGCAGGACAGCCTGGTGCAAATGGCGAGATGTCAGGTGTAGCCAAGCAGGCATTCTATGTTGAAAATGGTGAGATAAAGGGTGCTGTAATAGAGACTATGATCAGTGGCAACCTTTTCGATATGTTAAAGAATATCAAGGCTGTATCCAAAGAACTTCTCTGTGATGGAAGCATGGTAATGCCAAGCATGCTCGTTGAAAATGTTATAATACAGGGTAACTGATGCAAATATAACTGTTACTTTCACTTTTTGGTGGAATGTGGCACTAAGTGCCGGATGAGCTAACAAGACAGATGCCCCTGCAGCAAAATAGCTGCAGGGGATTTTTCTTCTTTTGCCAATTTGTAATGTCTATAGAGTATAATATTGCTAACAATGTGGTTTGAGGAGGTGCTTATGGCAGTTTACAGATGTAGAGCATGCGGTTACATTTTTGACGAGGAAAAGGAAGGTAAAAGCATACGTGATATTGATGTATGTCCAAGGTGCAAGCAGCCTGATGATATGTTTGTGCTTGTTGAAGCAGATGGTGATACTGATAAGGGGGCTGAAACATGAACAGTATAAAATATCATGTAGGAGATATAACAAAACTGAAGGTTGATGCGATCGTTAATGCCGCCAACAGCTCCCTTCTGGGCGGAGGCGGAGTGGATGGCGCGATACACAGAGCTGCAGGCCCGGGACTGCTAAATGAATGCAGAACGCTTAATGGCTGTAGAACCGGTGAGGCCAAGATCACGGGAGGCTTTAACCTTCCCGCAAAGCACGTCATTCATACTGTAGGACCGATATACAGTGGTAGTGTGACGGATGCCAGGGATCTGAGAAACTGTTACTGGAACAGTCTGGAAGTTGCCAGAGAAAATGACCTTCATAGCATAGCCTTTCCCGGAATATCAACAGGAGTTTATGGATATCCCAAGAAGGAAGCTGCAATGGTTGCCCTTACTGCAATTAAGGAATGGACTTCAACGAATCCCGGATATGAAATGGAAATTACTATCGTGAATTTTATGGAAGAGGACTATTTGATATATCAGAAGGTTGCAGCGGAATTGAGATGAATATAAACATAATGGCCTGGGCTTGTTTTTACCGAAAAATGGGGAGATGTGTGAGATGGTAAATGAAAAAGTTAAGAAATTTCTTGATGTAAAAGGATATGGTGACAGACTGACAGAGCATGCTGAGACAATAGATACCGTGGAACATGCTGCTCGGCAGATTGGATGTACGGAACCGGAGATTGCAAAGACTTTGTCTTTTGTGGTGGATGAAAAACCTGTGATCGTAGTTATGGCAGGAGATGGGAAGGTAAACAGTTCCAAATTCAAGTCAGTTTTCCATACAAAGCCACATATGATCCCGAGAGATCAGGTGGAGGATATAACAGGATTTCAGCCCGGGGGAGTCTGTCCATTTGCAGTGCCTGAAGGGATTCCGGTGTGGCTTGATGTGTCGATGAAAAGGTTTGAGTTTGTGCACCCTGCAGGTGGTAATGAATTCACATCTGTAAGAGTAAGACCGGAAGAACTTGAAAAGATTATTGATACTGAAGGCTGGTGTGATGTATGTAAGGGATGGGAATAGGAAAAGAAAGTAAGAGGTAATTATGGTAAAACACATTATTTTATGGACTTTGAAGGATGAATTGACAGCTGAGGAAAAGGATGAAATTAAAAAGGGCATTAAAGAAGGACTAGAGGGTCTTAAGGAAAAGGTTCCCGGAATTGTTGACATTAAAGTGAATATCAATGGTCTGGAATCATCAAATGCTGATCTGATGCTAGATTCAACATTTGAAAATGAGGAAGCTCTTAAGGGATACTCTGTACATCCGGAGCACGTAGCGGTAGCTGATACTAAGGTAAGACCATTTACAAAGATCAGAAGCTGTCTGGATTTTGAGGCGTAAACCAAGAAAAACCGGCGGTGCACTTTAAGTTTTTAAGGGGATTTATAAAAGTGATAAAAAAGCCATATATCTGATATAAAAATATCCTATAAGTATCGTACACTTTGGTACAAGATGTTCATTAACTTCGATGCCATATGGTAATCCGATTCAAAAGATGATAGGTTGGTTTCGGAAATATTAGATAGGGCAATCGGAAACGATGCTGTAATCTGTTGTTTACAGAGGAGGACAAGTATTATGACTATGAGTAAATTTATCAAGTTGGATCCCCGGCAGGTTAAGGATTTTGTAAGCGCAGCTTCAAAATGCGATTTTGACGTAGATATTTCATATAATCATCTGACAGTGGACGCTAAGTCACTCCTGGGTGTTTTTGGAATGAATTTCAAATTCCCGCTGAAGGTTAGTTACCGCGGATTCAACCAGGAATTTGAGAATTATCTGGCAGAGCATGCAGCTGCATAAGGACAAGTGAATAATGGACATGGTTTTCATGTTGTTTGGAGGGTACTGCCAGGTGTTAACAACCTGGCAGTTTTTTATGTTATGAAGATTTTTCTGCAAAAGCGATTTTCCAAAAGGTTTTCACCTCTCGATGGATTTAATATACAACTCAGACCTTAAACAAACCTAAAGAATTCATGTATAATAATCTGAAAACAGTAGTGTTTTCGAAAGGAGGCAGCATGGATAATCAGAATAAAAGAAATGATAATGAAAATAAGGGTAAGTCCGGGATTGAGTATGGTGCTATGGCGCTGTTGTCTGTGCTGGCTGTACCGGTGATACTGCTGGCAGGATTTTTACTGGATGATAAAAGAAAGAAGTGAAGGGACAGAATGAAGGACGAAATTATACCTGATGAAAAGAAGCTTGCACTGCTTGACCTGATCGACAAGGCTGGAAAGGGTAGCATAGATGCAGCAGAGCAGGTGGCAGAAGCATATTTTAATGGGAACTATGAGGATAAGCCGAACCTCGTGAAGGCAAAGAAATGGGCTTCATATGCCGCAAAGCACGGTAGTGAGAAGGCTGCGGAGATCCTGAAGGAGATATCGCTGTAATGGAAGAATAAGAAGGCTGTTTTTTTTGCATTGAAGGTATATTGTGCTGACCTGCAGATATAAAATGGTATTATAAGGAAACGTTAATGCATTTGTAGAAGATAAAGAGGCATGTGTTATGAGTGAAAAGAAACTTTATAAAAGTAATGATAGAAAAATCTGTGGCGTATGCGGAGGCATAGCTGAGTATTTTGGTGTTGATCCTACATGGGTACGTATTGGATGGGGAATAGCCGTATTCTTTACGGGATTTGGGATTCCTGCTTATATAATCGCAGCGCTGGTCATGGACGACAATCCAAGTTATTTAGAGGATAAGTCATATGATCATGACAGGGTGGTCGATACCACAGCGACATATAATAATGACGACCCTGTAGGTTATCAGCAGTCCCAGCAATATGAAACAGATGAACCTGTTGGATTTAACCCATATGATAACGTGAACAAATAAAAAACGCATGGAGGAGACAGACAGGATGAAAGACACAGTTCAGAAGAGATGTGAATTATTAGTTGAAAACCGGAATATTATTCATGAAGGGTTTAAGCTTGAGAACAGCTTATTGAAGGCTGTAG harbors:
- a CDS encoding Dabb family protein; its protein translation is MVKHIILWTLKDELTAEEKDEIKKGIKEGLEGLKEKVPGIVDIKVNINGLESSNADLMLDSTFENEEALKGYSVHPEHVAVADTKVRPFTKIRSCLDFEA
- a CDS encoding O-acetyl-ADP-ribose deacetylase, which produces MNSIKYHVGDITKLKVDAIVNAANSSLLGGGGVDGAIHRAAGPGLLNECRTLNGCRTGEAKITGGFNLPAKHVIHTVGPIYSGSVTDARDLRNCYWNSLEVARENDLHSIAFPGISTGVYGYPKKEAAMVALTAIKEWTSTNPGYEMEITIVNFMEEDYLIYQKVAAELR
- a CDS encoding YbaK/EbsC family protein, which encodes MVNEKVKKFLDVKGYGDRLTEHAETIDTVEHAARQIGCTEPEIAKTLSFVVDEKPVIVVMAGDGKVNSSKFKSVFHTKPHMIPRDQVEDITGFQPGGVCPFAVPEGIPVWLDVSMKRFEFVHPAGGNEFTSVRVRPEELEKIIDTEGWCDVCKGWE
- a CDS encoding HPr family phosphocarrier protein; the protein is MTMSKFIKLDPRQVKDFVSAASKCDFDVDISYNHLTVDAKSLLGVFGMNFKFPLKVSYRGFNQEFENYLAEHAAA
- a CDS encoding TldD/PmbA family protein, which translates into the protein MANLQEVSEIISEYIKTKGEIKADFTISETETNEITMKDGKFTLFRTLFDNDIAIKVIKDHKKAATSINKCDKESVEKAIDEVIASAEAGNPDECFDIAPGLEPAKFSMGALTPDIEKLMERTKELADDIATRHKNVMIIEMFAKYVKSHSFFMNTNGTKDESEAGCYIIVVEFAGNDGKSSTGVAVTAVTFDNLDDRLINLGNIEKDLTDAENSLNPIRINDKFVGDIILTPACAAQMIGGVIANAVVDHTLITKTSLWMDKLGEQVASPLLTVRSNPSDERIILREVHTADGFRSEDYDLIENGVLKSFAVSLYAANKCGVKRAPNSSFDFIVDAGDTPYEDMVKGVKRGLIVGSVSAGQPGANGEMSGVAKQAFYVENGEIKGAVIETMISGNLFDMLKNIKAVSKELLCDGSMVMPSMLVENVIIQGN
- a CDS encoding PspC domain-containing protein, translating into MSEKKLYKSNDRKICGVCGGIAEYFGVDPTWVRIGWGIAVFFTGFGIPAYIIAALVMDDNPSYLEDKSYDHDRVVDTTATYNNDDPVGYQQSQQYETDEPVGFNPYDNVNK